The genomic window CTCGCGCTGTGGATAGTGCGGACTTGCTAATGCATCGATTTCTGTGCCATATTCTATCAAGGTTtgatcatcttcctcaaagCCAATGACCCCAGACTGTGCGATGTTGCCTTCTGATTCCAGTTCACTTTTTTCGAGATTGAGTTTATACTCATCGGCAACCACCCTTGGACGAACTCTAGATctatgagaatgagaatgacCACCCCTGGAAGGAGTAGCTCTCCTCCTGATTTGAGGCCCAGTATTATCCTCGCCGTCGTAAATTCCGTGTCGCGATTCGTATTTGACTCGGGGTAAAGAGGTATGAAAGCTTGCTCCTTGAATGGAAGGTAATACCCTGCATCGATATCTTTTACTATAAATGGACCTATGGAGGCCCGCGATTGTCCTAGTTTGGTATAAAAACGGCATCATTGTGGAGGACATGGTTGAATATGCAATTGGAATAGCTTCGACAACTTTGATGGACGCCATAACTGGTTTTCGCATGTAAAGCAACTACTGCGATCAAATAAGCCAAGCTCCGAATCCAGCCTTCAATGCTTGATGGTTCTCACAGCTGCcaaaagaagggaaaataTTGTACGTTCGAACATTCGAAATTCTATTCCGCCCCTCGTAATTTTTTCGCAAGTTTTCCATAGATAAAAAAGCGGGCACGGACCATTTCAGATCGGTCGCGACGCGGTTTCTTTAATTGAAAGAGACGCGTTAAGTTAATTGAAATGACTTCATAAATTAATTGACCCTGCATTGTTTGGTAAACCCTTCAATTTGCCATTGATTCTTCTCAGACCAACAATCCACAAGAAATATTCACAACATGGCTCCaaacaaaaaggaaaagccAGAGATGAGTGCCTTCGAGCGCCGAAGACTCGAGAATATTGCGGCAAATCAAGCAATGTTGAAAGACCTTAGTACAACAGCTCAGAAAATCGTCCCAAAACCgccaccaaaaccaaaatctGCAACGCCTAGAAAGAGAGCAGCTccaataaaaaaagaagccCCTAGACCAACCCGTACAAGTTCACGTCTGGCTGGTATCGAAGCCGATAGCGAGACCGCAAAGCGCAAAGCAGAGGTCGAACAAGAATTTGCGAAGGAAGTTTCACAAGCTAAGAGGCAGCGAGTCGCAggagatataaatattaatgaCATTGTTgtcgaaggaaagaaatggaagcaGGAGAACGGATTTTTATCTGGTGTCATGCGTGGCGCTCAACCGAATTTGAGAACCTTTACcgaagatgatatcaaagagACAACGGACGAAGGACTGAAGGCTctgagggagaagatgagcGGGTTACAGTTATATGAGCCATATGAGCCCAATCGTAAGACTTGGTCTTTTCAAGGAATATTCTACTGCTAACTCAATCTTCAGAAATTAAAATTACCCCCGAAAGAATATACGCTTTAGGGTTTCATCCAACTGCAGACAAGCCTTTAATATTTGCTGGAGATAAACTAGGGAACGTCGGGCTGTTCGACGCTTCACAAGAAGGCCCAGACGTGAAAAcggaagatgatgacgacgaagaGGACACAGATACCACAGAGCCAGCTATTACTGCTTTCAAGATACATTCTCGgtcaatctcttcttttgtgTTTGGCGCAGATGGAAACTCACTGTATTCGGCTTCATACGACTCTTCGGTTCGGAAACTAGACCTACAGAAGGGGGTGGCTGTCGAGGCATTTGCCCCAGATTCTCTAGATGAAGACATCCCTATATCTAGCATTGCCATACCATCCACTGACCCGAATCTATTGTGCTTTTCAACACTCGACGGTCGATTTGGGCGCCATGATATGCGGACTCCATCTAACAGTGAACTCTGGTACCTTTCTGACAAAAAGATAGGTGGATTTTCTTTACATCCATTGCATCCTCATCTTGTGGCTACGGCATCATTAGATAGAATGTTGAAAATTTGGGATTTACGGAAAATAACAGGGACAGATGATTCAAGACATCCGGTTTTACTTGGCGAGCATGAGTCTAGGCTTTCGGTATCTCATGCTTCGTGGTCCCCTGCTGGTCATGTTGCAACTTCTTCATATGATGATACTATTAAGATTCATTCTTTCCTCGATGCTGGTTCTTTCAAGGCGGGACATTCACTCGACGATGATGCGATGAAACCTACAGCTATTATCAAACACAATAACCAAACTGGACGGTGGGTAACTATCTTGAAGCCTCATTGGCAAGAGAAACCCGAGGATGGAATCCAGAAATTCGTGATTGGAAATATGAGCCGATTTTGTGATGTTTATTCAGCCGATGGGGAACAATTAGCGCAATTGGGAGGCGATGGTCTGATAACAGCTGTTCCAGCTGCTGCACAATTTCACCCTACAAAGGATTGGGTTGCGGGTGGTACGGCATCTGGAAAACTGTGTCTTTGGATGTGATAGACGGATTTATCGTGAGTGATAAGTTGGGTATTGTCTGAATATTGTATAGTATGATGAGTACTTTGAGGGTTCAATGATGATTTTACATAGAGCGTTATGATGGCGAAGCTATAGAAGAATTTAATGAAGCAACTGATCCATTCGTCCTTATCAAAACGCACATCTACCCGGCATGATGGTTTAGGTGATTTATAGTAATTTGTAGTTTTTCTAGATCTCCCATTGGGTGATCACTGCCATTGCATATTCTTTTTATGGGGGCAGGTCCCCAAACCCCCGtcctcgctgcgctcgatTAGAATTACCTAGATTATGGAGCTGCAGATATCTACCTACTCCCTACGAGTACTGGCAGGTGGATAGAAGTATGGAGCATGTCTGAGTACAGCTTCTAACAATTGCTTGTCTAGgatccattccatctacATTGTACCTAACTGCCTACCTAGCTTTTTACGTAGTCATACAGAACCAGGAAACGAAgttacatatatatacatatatacacctCGCTATATTACTCAATAAACCCGTCAACAAGAGAATCATTGTGACCTGCTGTATTATGTTGTCATATTACCCACTTAAAGAGCATCAGATCGTCCTACCGTGATCGACTCGACACGataatagatagataggatAGGTCCACCGGTCGAGATAGAGATGCTTAGTCTATTCCCCCACAACGAGACACCACCGAAGAAACCGAGCTCGCTCAACAATGCCATGCTGTGAGATGGCTCGTACTGGTTGCTGGGCAGAGAACCttacttccttcttccttcttccttcctccctccctcccttcctcccttcctcccatACTTTCACTGCCATCGTACCACACCCCTAAACGACCTGTGATTCATTGTCCACCTTTGAATTGTCTCGCTCTGCCTACGAATAGATCCCTTACTAACCCTACTGAGTCGAAGAAGGCCTGATGATCAAGTTTATTTAATTACATGTGATCCAAACTCATATCGCCTATCAGTCAGCTTTTGGGGTATAGCTTACTCTGGAGGAGCCCAAGCCACCCTTATCGATACCGCCTAAGATCTCAACGTCGTTATTCTTGACTACAAACATCGAAACAACTGGAGTGGTTTGGTATTTTATACCAAACGACGAAAAGTCATTGTCAAAATGGCTCCGGAAGATGAGTTAAAGAAGAGAGTCGCCAGAAAGTTGtcgaagaaaaggaatgaagGCCACCAAGCAACCATGGAACTCCCTGAGCGCTTTCAAGACGGCGACGATGCGGATGACGACTATACTGCCCCTAATGCTATGAATCAATCTGTCTTTGGCATGATTACGGCGGCTGTTGGCCCAAAAGTTGATTTCAATGCCAGATTTGATGCGCAATCCagcgacgaagaagatgattcgAGGAAACCAACACGACAGAGTTCTGAGTCGCACATAAATTATGACAGCATAGATCAAAAGGGAGGAGGATCGGAAAGACATAGAAGGAAATTCTCGGAGAGCAAGTTGATTCGATCATTCTCACGACTAGGCTCTAGGTCCAAGTCTAAATCATCAAACGCCGTCGCTCAAGGCAGTCGTAGCCGTAGCCGTACGCCGTCACCAGTACGCGATTCTCATCAGGAATCTACCACGCCTGATATAAAATCTCCACAACTTCAACCAAGAGACGCACCGGTTATGAGCAGAATGTTGGATGCCCAAGCGAAATTAGCTTTGCGACCCAGTTTCGACATGCCTCGAAGTTCAAAAGAACTCACagagattgatgaagatgaagagacgCCATCGACAAGCTTAGCCAAGAAGCTGAGGGAGATCTACAAGTTCGAAACTTCCGAAGAAGTAATAGAGGGTAAGTTTTTACTTTCCCGCCTCATGCAGGCAACTACTAACTATCGTAGAATATCCTTGCTGGCTAATGAAAAGTGTATTGGTCCAAGGTTATATGTACATTACTTCTAAACACATCTGCTTCTATGCCTACTTATCAAAGAAATCTGTATGTTTTTGACATTATATCTTGTGGATTTACCTCGTCAATCTGCTAACGTTCCTGTAGCATGAAGTTGTCAAATCAGGATATCTCTCAAAATCAGGTCAACACAATCCAAAATACAACAGATATTGGTTCCGGTTGAAGGGCGATGTTCTTTCATATTACAACAACCAAGCAGATTTATATTTCCCAAGAGGCAATATTGACTTGAGATATGGAATTTCAGCAAGTATTAcggaaaagggaaaaggaaaagagtcTACACACTTCACTGTCGAGACACACCAAAGGAAATATCACTTCAATGCCGATAGTGCTCCTTCTGCAAAGGAATGGGTGAAAGCCCTACAGAAGATAATATTCCGGTCTCATAATGATGGCGACAGTGTCAAAATCTCGTTACCCATCGAGAATATCATCGACATCGAGGACAGTCAAATCGTCGAGTTTGCCGACACTT from Botrytis cinerea B05.10 chromosome 15, complete sequence includes these protein-coding regions:
- the Bccmr1 gene encoding Bccmr1, translated to MAPNKKEKPEMSAFERRRLENIAANQAMLKDLSTTAQKIVPKPPPKPKSATPRKRAAPIKKEAPRPTRTSSRLAGIEADSETAKRKAEVEQEFAKEVSQAKRQRVAGDININDIVVEGKKWKQENGFLSGVMRGAQPNLRTFTEDDIKETTDEGLKALREKMSGLQLYEPYEPNQIKITPERIYALGFHPTADKPLIFAGDKLGNVGLFDASQEGPDVKTEDDDDEEDTDTTEPAITAFKIHSRSISSFVFGADGNSLYSASYDSSVRKLDLQKGVAVEAFAPDSLDEDIPISSIAIPSTDPNLLCFSTLDGRFGRHDMRTPSNSELWYLSDKKIGGFSLHPLHPHLVATASLDRMLKIWDLRKITGTDDSRHPVLLGEHESRLSVSHASWSPAGHVATSSYDDTIKIHSFLDAGSFKAGHSLDDDAMKPTAIIKHNNQTGRWVTILKPHWQEKPEDGIQKFVIGNMSRFCDVYSADGEQLAQLGGDGLITAVPAAAQFHPTKDWVAGGTASGKLCLWM